The proteins below come from a single Aegilops tauschii subsp. strangulata cultivar AL8/78 chromosome 6, Aet v6.0, whole genome shotgun sequence genomic window:
- the LOC109781702 gene encoding uncharacterized protein codes for MAAAPRGEEAAAWSEEAARLVWGGAVPLQVHLHDADVTALPPPPPFLTLGPRVGYFPLLVSTIKAHFSSSLPPGVDTVWFEYKGLPLKWYIPIGVLFDLLCADPERPWNLTVHFRGYPADILSPCEGEDSVKWNYNNSLKEAAFIITGNSKNVMNMSQADQLAMWESVRKGDLNSYMNISTKLKLGPFEEDFLVRTSSLGSRQGSDEPESPGSVKPCRVPVRLYVRRVQQDLEYLEDAIPVSDWESVSYINRPFEIRKEGGRSYIALEHALETLLPEFFSSKATARAADPEPESTTPDSEPHNSDTSPGTPHDEKLASAGPQETDVAKKIKLKLEEYSVHGGGVKFICNLCQIRVYIEINMCNYSLFVRAAASARRLKVRVAFLQIENRLRIRNIVRGNDINRTVDIESNPSRQREEEREAPGPDPNSYSPLFTRILLSASRSRSRASEVPNFRAEADWFAGRRWRRRRRRRVRPSLPRAGPVRRPPPARAMAAALPDAQSAAWSEEAARWHWIGAVPLQVHLHDADVTALPPPPPFLVFGPRIGYFPLLVSIIKAHFSSSLPRGVDTVWFEYKGLPLKWYIPIGVLFDLLCAEPERPWNLTVHFRGYPADILSPCEGEDSVKWNYNNSLKEAAFIITGNSKNVMNMSQADQLAMWESVRKRDADGYMNISTKLKLGPFEDHFWTSSLEPRQGSDEPESPGSVKPCRVPVRLYVRRVQEDLEYLEDAIPVSDWESVSYINRPFEIRKEEGRRITTLEHALETLLPEFFGSKPTARAAGPEPAAATPDSAPDDSDTTPGTPRDREPASASPQEMDVAKRARVKLVRIQGMALGLDTPFLWVANNLRNPECFLHVCVYIGA; via the exons ACTTTAGGGCCAAGAGTTGGGTATTTTCCATTGTTGGTGTCGACTATAAAGGCTCATTTCAGCAGCTCACTCCCACCAGGTGTTGATACTGTTTGGTTTGAGTATAAAGGGCTGCCACTGAAATG GTATATACCCATTGGTGTTCTTTTCGACCTTCTCTGTGCAGATCCAGAAAGGCCATGGAATCTAACT GTTCATTTTAGGGGGTATCCTGCAGATATATTATCACCATGTGAAGGTGAAGATAGTGTAAAGTGGAACTACAACAATTCCCTGAAAGAG GCTGCTTTCATCATAACTGGAAACAGTAAAAATGTGATGAATATGTCCCAGGCTGATCAACTTGCTATGTGGGAATCAGTGAGGAAAG GTGACTTGAATAGTTATATGAATATCTCTACCAAGCTTAAGCTTGGACCGTTTGAAGAGGACTTCTTAGTACGGACTTCCTCGCTAGGGTCTCGACAAGGTTCTGATGAGCCTGAATCTCCTGGATCTGTCAAACCAT GCAGGGTACCTGTTCGATTATACGTGCGCAGAGTTCAACAAGACCTTGAGTATTTAGAAGATGCGATTCCTGTCAGTGACTGGGAAAGTGTATCCTATATAAATCGGCCATTCGAGATCCGGAAGGAGGGAG GTAGAAGCTACATCGCCTTGGAACATGCCTTGGAGACGTTGCTACCAGAGTTCTTCAGCTCAAAGGCCACAGCTAGAGCTGCTGATCCTGAACCTGAGTCGACGACACCAGACTCAGAACCCCACAATTCAGATACCAGTCCAGGCACTCCTCATGACGAGAAGCTAGCTTCGGCGGGTCCGCAAGAGACAGATGTGGCCAAGAAGATCAAACTGAAGCTG GAAGAGTATTCGGTGCATGGTGGTGGTGTGAAATTCATATGCAATCTCTGCCAAATTCGAG tttatATTGAAATCAACATGTGCAACTATAGTTTATTCGTCAGGGCAGCAGCTAGCGCGCGGAGATTGAAGGTCAGAGTCGCTTTCCTGCAGATAGAAAACCGTCTTCGTATTAGAAACATAGTTCGTGGCAATGATATC AATCGGACGGTGGATATCGAATCAAATCCATCGCGGCAACGTGAAGAAGAAAGAGAGGCGCCCGGCCCCGACCCCAACTCCTACTCCCCCCTCTTCACAAGAATCCTCCTCTCCGCAAGCAGAAGCAGAAGCAGAGCATCCGAAGTTCCGAACTTCCGAGCTGAGGCAGATTGGTTCGCGGgacggcggtggaggaggcgtCGCCGGCGGCGAGTTCGGCCGAGTCTACCGCGAGCGGGGCCGGTCCGTCGTCCTCCGCCGGCGCGAGCAATGGCGGCGGCGCTGCCGGACGCGCAGTCGGCGGCGTGGTCGGAGGAGGCGGCACGGTGGCACTGGATTGGCGCCGTGCCGCTCCAGGTCcacctccacgacgccgacgtcACCGCGCTCCCACCGCCTCCGCCCTTCCTG GTTTTTGGCCCAAGAATTGGGTATTTTCCACTCTTGGTGTCGATTATAAAGGCTCATTTCAGCAGTTCACTCCCACGAGGCGTCGATACTGTTTGGTTCGAGTATAAAGGGCTGCCGCTCAAATG GTATATACCCATTGGTGTTCTTTTCGACCTTCTTTGTGCTGAACCAGAAAGGCCATGGAATCTAACG GTTCATTTTAGGGGGTATCCCGCAGATATATTATCACCATGTGAAGGTGAAGATAGTGTAAAGTGGAACTACAACAATTCCCTGAAAGAG GCTGCCTTCATCATAACTGGAAACAGTAAGAATGTGATGAATATGTCCCAGGCTGATCAACTTGCTATGTGGGAATCAGTGAGGAAAA GAGACGCTGATGGTTATATGAATATCTCTACCAAGCTTAAGCTTGGACCGTTTGAAGATCACTTCTGGACTTCCTCGTTAGAGCCTCGACAAGGTTCTGATGAGCCTGAATCTCCTGGATCTGTCAAACCAT GCAGGGTACCTGTTCGATTATACGTGCGCAGAGTTCAAGAAGACCTTGAGTATTTAGAAGATGCGATTCCTGTCAGTGACTGGGAAAGTGTATCCTATATAAATCGGCCATTCGAGATCCGAAAGGAGGAAG GTAGAAGGATAACTACCCTGGAACATGCCTTGGAGACGTTGCTACCAGAGTTCTTCGGCTCGAAGCCCACAGCTAGAGCTGCTGGTCCTGAACCTGCGGCAGCGACGCCAGACTCCGCACCCGACGATTCAGATACCACTCCAGGGACTCCTCgagacagagaaccagcttcggCGAGTCCGCAAGAGATGGATGTGGCCAAGAGGGCCAGAGtgaagctggtgaggatacaagGCATGGCGCTCGGCCTGGATACGCCGTTCCTCTGGGTGGCCAACAACCTGAGGAACCCCGAATGCTTCCTCCATGTCTGTGTATACATCGGCGCATGA